From the Prunus dulcis chromosome 4, ALMONDv2, whole genome shotgun sequence genome, one window contains:
- the LOC117626581 gene encoding uncharacterized protein LOC117626581, whose protein sequence is MASSSPPGMVVHNRFLGFLIWQSIPSTLIFFIFKTLSSTISSTSHSTAKPPFPFAPSVFAFITFLTFHLSQLLFSFSLSLISSPHPHRLASPLQLALGLIRFLFVPGGSELSESPESRVRAKLSIGFLLSLAAVAVSGFVAMVSVCVKFGDGVGVIGAVGFRGFVMGLLYGLYYVYYRRWVFEFPIIQRPPFFSFKMGLPSAITRSLKLSCLASLFSAFLVVFLPHQLQNQATIGKVIAEQIIFYIGSFLVFLCWEISHHLHQVLHTKRFVFAPPKGSAAAETNPSEHLLSALEESSPNSLLQYLAYLDLYMVCENNVDTWRRAAFFEESGETYKRVIYVCLRPLEQLASKLGEGLESSVEKSSQISNQLLSPTDQRLDPKYSEPLNNFQLYAWCAWTAASLTTCSHREDRFGVAQLSGSNAAVISTLISCLLAVESYMGKKTSLQSAQHFMVSTGFKLRTSSVGNIGMGKKRAGPLHSKAYAIADVLRNSIYNIVSTFHDQMASSAKKGLLEKDWIISDKPPFGTRELLVQKLHLFLDFRAS, encoded by the exons ATGGCTTCATCTTCGCCACCAGGCATGGTGGTCCACAACCGCTTCTTAGGGTTCCTCATATGGCAATCTATCCCCTCcactctcatcttcttcatcttcaaaacCCTCTCATCAACCATCTCTTCCACTTCTCACTCCACCGCCAAACCCCCATTCCCATTTGCCCCGTCTGTTTTTGCCTTTATTACATTCTTGACGTTCCACCTTTCACAGcttctcttctccttctcacTCTCCCTCATCTCCTCACCCCACCCCCACCGCCTAGCCTCTCCTCTTCAGCTCGCTCTCGGCCTCATTCGCTTCCTTTTCGTTCCCGGTGGCTCCGAGTTATCGGAGTCTCCCGAGTCTCGGGTTCGGGCTAAGTTATCGATCGGGTTCCTGCTGTCTTTGGCAGCGGTGGCGGTTTCGGGGTTCGTTGCTATGGTTTCGGTGTGTGTGAAATTTGGTGATGGGGTTGGGGTGATTGGGGCAGTGGGGTTTAGGGGTTTTGTGATGGGTTTGCTTTATGGCTTGTATTATGTCTATTACCGCAGATGGGTCTTCGAGTTTCCCATTATTCAG CGTCCTCCTTTTTTCAGCTTCAAGATGGGACTCCCTTCGGCTATCACACGATCCTTGAAGCTATCCTGCCTGGCATCCCTATTTTCAGCTTTTCTGGTGGTGTTTCTGCCCCACCAGCTTCAGAACCAAGCTACAATCGGAAAGGTCATTGCTGAGCAGATTATATTTTACATTGGGAGTTTCTTAGTGTTTCTCTGCTGGGAAATAAGTCACCATTTACATCAG GTGCTTCATACAAAGAGGTTTGTATTTGCACCACCTAAAggatcagcagcagcagaaacAAATCCAAGTGAGCATCTCCTTTCAGCTCTGGAAGAAAGCAGTCCTAATTCTCTTCTCCAGTATCTTGCATATCTTGATCTCTATATGGTTTGTGAGAATAATGTTGATACTTGGCGACGAGCTGCATTTTTTGAAGAAAGTGGTGAAACTTACAAAAGagttatatatgtatgcttgCGGCCTCTGGAGCAGCTTGCATCAAAGTTGGGCGAAGGCTTGGAAAGTTCTGTTGAAAAAAGCTCCCAAATATCGAATCAGTTACTGTCGCCAACTGACCAGCGCCTAGACCCAAAATACTCTGAGCCATTGAACAACTTCCAG CTATATGCGTGGTGTGCCTGGACGGCTGCCTCACTGACTACATGCTCACACAGAGAGGACAGATTTGGGGTTGCCCAGCTTTCTGGCAGTAATGCCGCTGTGATATCAACACTGATTTCTTGTCTTCTTGCTGTTGAATCATACATGGGGAAGAAGACCAGTTTGCAATCTGCACAGCATTTTATGGTGTCGACTGGTTTTAAATTGAGAACCTCGAGTGTGGGGAATATTGGCATGGGTAAAAAGAGAGCTGGGCCCCTTCATTCAAAAGCGTATGCCATTGCTGATGTTCTGAGGAACTCAATCTACAATATTGTATCTACTTTCCATGATCAGATGGCAAGCAGTGCTAAGAAGGGTCTTCTTGAGAAGGATTGGATCATCAGTGACAAGCCTCCTTTTGGAACACGCGAGCTTCTCGTGCAGAAACTGCATCTTTTCCTGGACTTTCGAGCTAGCTAA
- the LOC117626380 gene encoding (S)-scoulerine 9-O-methyltransferase-like has product MENQRSLENIVSARGLINFIPIQMTLKAAIELNVFSIIAKSGPASHLTAKEIASQIPTSNPNAAGNLERILRLLAAHSLLSTTLNPCPNDETLQERAYGLTNETLCLVPDENGVSLAPFIILNSELEIVKSLYMLKHTVLEPDCLPFCKANGITIYEYMSKKPEMSQLFNKSMAETSNLNFSEVLKVYKGFEEVELMDVGGGIGTSMSEVVSMYPHIHGINFDLPNVVAQAPTYQGVNHVGGNMFETIPNAQSIMLKWVLHNWGDDQCKKVLRNCWEALPKSGKVIVVEFAIPEELEKTKAVLNIVTLDITMMACPGGKERTTTEFANLAKHVGFAETKFFPISYGLYVLEFLKIEEA; this is encoded by the exons atgGAAAACCAGAGAAGTCTTGAAAATATTGTCTCAGCTAGAGGTTTGATAAATTTCATTCCCATCCAAATGACCCTAAAAGCTGCAATTGAGCTAAATGTCTTCAGCATCATAGCCAAGTCAGGGCCTGCATCTCATCTCACAGCAAAAGAAATTGCCTCACAAATTCCAACTTCAAATCCAAATGCAGCTGGGAATTTGGAGAGAATTCTGAGACTGCTGGCTGCCCATTCCCTCCTATCCACAACCCTAAACCCATGCCCAAATGATGAGACATTGCAAGAAAGGGCTTATGGCCTCACAAATGAGACACTCTGCTTGGTTCCAGATGAAAATGGAGTTTCATTGGCCccatttataattttgaacTCTGAACTTGAGATTGTGAAGAGCTTGTACATGCTCAAGCACACAGTGCTTGAACCAGACTGCTTGCCCTTCTGCAAGGCCAATGGAATTACCATTTATGAGTACATGTCCAAGAAACCTGAGATGAGCCAATTGTTTAACAAGTCTATGGCTGAAACTTCTAACCTAAATTTTAGTGAGGTGTTAAAGGTTTACAAAGGGTTTGAGGAGGTGGAGTTGATGGATGTAGGGGGTGGCATTGGAACTTCCATGTCAGAAGTAGTTTCCATGTATCCCCACATCCATGGAATTAACTTTGATTTGCCCAATGTTGTTGCCCAAGCTCCTACGTACCAAG GTGTGAATCATGTTGGTGGAAATATGTTTGAGACGATACCAAATGCACAATCTATTATGTTGAAG TGGGTGCTCCATAACTGGGGAGATGATCAATGCAAGAAAGTATTGAGAAATTGTTGGGAGGCATTGCCAAAAAGTGGGAAGGTGATAGTTGTGGAATTTGCAATACCTGAAGAACTGGAGAAGACAAAAGCGGTGTTGAACATAGTAACCTTGGACATCACAATGATGGCATGTCCTGGCGGTAAGGAACGAACAACAACTGAGTTTGCTAACTTAGCAAAACATGTAGGTTTTGCCGAAACTAAATTTTTTCCAATCTCGTATGGGCTTTATGTTTTGGAGTTTCTCAAGATAGAAGAAGCATGA
- the LOC117624454 gene encoding CSC1-like protein ERD4, with product MDLTSFLTSLGTSFAIFVILMFLFTWLSRKPGNTVIYYPNRILRGLDPWEGGSKTRNPFAWIKEALTSTEQEVISMSGVDTAVYFVFLSTVLGILVLSSLILLPVLLPVAATDVGDKLSINATSNGTFNDLDKLSMGHLQEKSPRLWAFLIGVYWVSFVTYFLLWKAYKHVSALRASALMSPQVKPEQFAILVRDIPAAPAGQLRKEQVDSYFKTVYPDTFYRSLVVTNNKKVNKIWEELEKYKKKLARAESIYAASKNTGNADGKRPTNKTGFLGLCGNKVDSIDYYTEKINELIPKLETEQKATLREKQENAALVFFTNRVTAASAAQTLHAQIVNAWTVTEAPEPRQVLWPNLKIKFFQRQVRQYVVYIFVALTVVFYMIPIAFISAFTTLDNLKKLLPFLKPVVNQAAIKTVLEAYLPQIALIIFLALLPKFLFFLSKAEGIPSQSHAIRAASGKYFYFTIFNVFLGVTIGGTLFSTFKTIENDPNSIVTLLATSLPGNATYFLTFVALKFFVGYGLELSRIVPLIIFHIKRKYICKTEAELKAAWLPSDLGYGTRVPGDMLIITIVLCYSVIAPLIIPFGVLYFGIGWLVLRNQALKVYVPAYESYGRMWPHMHVRLLAALILYQVTMFGYFGVKKFVFAPFLIVLPILSLLFGFICRKKFYRAFQDTALEVAAHELKELPNMEQVYRAFIPPSLGSEKMDDDQFEDAQSHVSRAGSFA from the exons ATGGATCTCACTTCGTTCTTGACGTCCTTAGGGACGTCTTTTGCCATTTTCGTCATTTTGATGTTTCTCTTCACATGGCTTTCAAGGAAGCCTGGGAACACTGTGATTTACTATCCCAATCGGATCTTAAGAGGCTTGGATCCATGGGAAGGCGGGTCCAAGACCCGAAACCCGTTTGCTTGGATCAAAGAGGCTCTAACTTCCACAGAACAGGAAGTTATCTCCATGTCAGGGGTTGACACTGCTGTGTACTTTGTGTTCTTGAGCACTG TGTTGGGAATATTGGTTTTATCCAGCCTTATTCTGCTACCAGTCCTTCTGCCAGTTGCTGCCACTGACGTTGGAGACAAGTTATCCATCAATGCCACAAGCAATGGCACTTTTAATGACCTTGACAAGTTATCCATGGGACATCTCCAG GAGAAGAGTCCTAGGTTGTGGGCATTTCTGATAGGCGTctactgggtttcttttgttACGTATTTCTTGTTGTGGAAGGCATATAAACATGTCTCCGCCCTTAGAGCCAGTGCTTTAATGTCTCCTCAAGTGAAGCCTGAACAATTTGCAATTCTTGTTAGAGACATACCTGCGGCTCCTGCAGGTCAACTTAGAAAGGAACAGGTCGATTCTTATTTTAAGACTGTCTACCCCGATACATTTTACAGATCATTGGTGGtcacaaataataaaaag GTCAACAAAATCTGGGAAGAGTTGGAAAAGTATAAGAAGAAGCTTGCACGCGCTGAATCAATTTACGCAGCATCGAAAAATACTGGCAATGCAGACGGAAAAAGACCCACTAACAAAACTGGCTTCCTTGGTCTTTGTGGGAATAAGGTGGACAGTATAGATTACTACACTGAGAAGATCAATGAATTAATCCCAAAACTGGAGACTGAACAAAAAGCTACTCTCCGAGAGAAGCAGGAAAATGCTGCTCTAGTTTTTTTCACCAATAGGGTGACTGCAGCTTCTGCAGCTCAGACTCTACATGCCCAAATTGTTAACGCATGGACAGTCACTGAGGCTCCCGAGCCTCGTCAAGTCCTTTGGCCTAATCTTAAAATTAAGTTTTTCCAGAGGCAAGTACGGCAGTATGTTGTGTACATCTTCGTGGCCCTGACCGTTGTGTTTTATATGATTCCAATTGCATTTATCTCTGCATTCACAACATTGGACAATCTGAAGAAACTTCTCCCATTTCTAAAGCCAGTTGTGAATCAAGCTGCGATTAAGACAGTGCTAGAGGCGTATCTACCTCAAATTGCACTTATAATCTTTCTAGCTTTGTTGCCAaagttccttttctttttgtctaaGGCTGAGGGAATCCCTTCTCAGAGCCATGCTATAAGGGCTGCTTCTgggaaatatttttatttcaccATCTTCAATGTTTTTCTTGGAGTTACAATAGGGGGAACCTTATTCAGTACATTCAAGACCATTGAGAATGATCCTAACTCTATTGTCACCTTACTAGCAACTAGCCTACCCGGCAATGCAACTTACTTCCTCACCTTTGTGGCTCTGAA GTTTTTCGTTGGCTATGGTCTTGAACTGTCCAGAATAGTTCCTCTAATCATTTTCCATATAAAGAGGAAGTATATTTGTAAGACCGAAGCCGAGTTGAAAGCAGCGTGGCTTCCCAGTGATCTTGGTTATGGGACTAGAGTGCCTGGTGATATGCTCATCATCACAATTGTCCTCTGCTACTCTGTTATTGCCCCACTGATCATTCCATTCGGTGTTCTGTACTTTGGCATTGGATGGCTTGTCCTTCGGAATCAG GCACTCAAAGTTTATGTTCCTGCATACGAAAGCTATGGCAGGATGTGGCCTCACATGCACGTTCGACTTCTTGCAGCTCTGATATTGTACCAAGTTACCATGTTTGGTTACTTCGGTGTGAAAAAATTCGTCTTTGCACCATTCCTAATCGTACTTCCCATCCTGTCCTTGCTCTTTGGTTTCATCTGCCGCAAGAAATTCTACCGGGCTTTCCAAGACACTGCTCTTGAAGTTGCTGCTCATGAACTAAAGGAACTTCCCAACATGGAGCAAGTTTACAGAGCTTTCATTCCACCAAGCCTGGGATCTGAGAAGATGGATGATGATCAATTCGAAGACGCTCAATCTCATGTTTCGAGAGCAGGATCATTTGCCTAG
- the LOC117626582 gene encoding phospholipase A1-Igamma1, chloroplastic, with translation MALSSMIYTHLPVTQAASGAARFSLIRSSHHQEAVLDHQQTKTSNKANRLAESLAHLLHLHINTPPRTNTHSTNWNLFTEEKISTPTTSPKDSISEKWREIHGSNDWEGLLDPLHPWLRREIVKYGEFAQATYDAFDFDSFSEYCGSCRYNHNKLFDVLGLSKNGYTVSKYIYAMSHIDMPSWLERSHLADTWSKHSNWMGFVAVSDDLETRRIGRRDIVVAWRGTVAPSEWYEDFQRKLEPIGHGEAKVEHGFHGIYTAKCETTRYNKSSASEQVMKEVTRLMEFYRAQGEEVSLTITGHSLGGALALLNAYEAAETIPGLPISVVSFGAPRVGNIAFKDELNQMGVKTLRVVVKQDMVPKMPGLVLNEGLQKFDDITGTLDWVYTHVGAEMKLEVGSSPYLKHGGFNLPGFHSLETYLHLVDGFLSTETTFRSNARRDFALVNKGCDMLVDDLRIPQCWYQLPHKGLVCNAHGRWVKPKRDPEDIPSPTREAQAQAHALQVEMMESDYALSF, from the coding sequence ATGGCACTTTCAAGTATGATATACACCCATCTTCCGGTCACTCAAGCTGCCTCCGGCGCAGCCCGGTTTTCCTTAATCCGTTCTAGTCATCATCAAGAAGCTGTTCTTGATCACCAGCAAACAAAGACATCAAACAAAGCCAATCGTCTAGCTGAATCACTAGCCCATCTCCTTCACCTTCATATCAATACCCCTCCAAGAACCAACACTCACTCAACTAATTGGAATTTGTTTACTGAAgagaaaatttcaactccCACAACTTCCCCGAAGGACAGCATATCAGAAAAATGGCGTGAAATTCATGGCTCAAATGATTGGGAGGGTCTTTTGGACCCTCTGCATCCTTGGCTAAGAAGGGAGATTGTCAAATATGGTGAATTTGCACAAGCAACATATGatgcttttgattttgattcattcTCAGAGTACTGTGGGAGCTGCAGGTACAACCACAACAAGCTTTTTGATGTGTTGGGTCTAAGCAAAAATGGCTACACAGTGAGCAAATACATTTATGCAATGTCTCACATCGACATGCCGAGTTGGCTGGAGAGGTCTCATTTGGCTGACACTTGGAGCAAACACTCAAACTGGATGGGATTTGTTGCTGTCAGTGATGATTTGGAGACAAGAAGGATTGGAAGGAGGGATATTGTGGTGGCTTGGCGAGGGACGGTGGCGCCATCTGAGTGGTATGAGGATTTTCAGAGGAAACTGGAGCCAATTGGGCATGGAGAGGCCAAAGTTGAACATGGGTTCCATGGGATTTACACTGCCAAGTGTGAGACTACAAGGTACAACAAGTCCAGTGCCTCAGAGCAAGTCATGAAAGAAGTGACAAGGCTGATGGAATTTTATAGAGCACAAGGTGAAGAAGTGAGCCTTACAATTACAGGGCACAGCTTGGGTGGTGCCTTGGCTTTGCTCAATGCTTATGAAGCTGCAGAAACAATTCCTGGCCTTCCCATCAGTGTGGTTTCCTTTGGTGCACCTAGAGTTGGCAATATTGCCTTCAAAGATGAGCTCAACCAAATGGGGGTTAAGACCTTGAGGGTTGTGGTTAAGCAGGACATGGTGCCTAAAATGCCAGGGCTTGTTTTGAATGAGGGTCTGCAGAAATTTGATGACATAACAGGCACATTGGACTGGGTCTACACACATGTTGGAGCTGAGATGAAGCTCGAGGTTGGTTCGTCGCCTTACCTCAAGCATGGCGGGTTCAATTTGCCGGGGTTTCATAGCCTTGAGACCTACCTTCATCTTGTGGATGGTTTTCTAAGCACAGAAACTACTTTTAGGTCAAATGCTAGGAGGGACTTTGCCTTGGTGAACAAGGGATGTGACATGTTGGTGGATGATCTTAGAATCCCACAATGTTGGTACCAATTGCCACATAAAGGGCTAGTTTGTAATGCTCATGGGAGATGGGTAAAACCCAAAAGAGACCCTGAAGACATACCTTCACCTACAAGAGAAGCACAAGCACAAGCACATGCTCTTCAAGTAGAGATGATGGAATCAGATTATGCACttagtttttaa